The genomic stretch GCGGCGCGCGGGCTGCCGGTGCCGGGTGACGCGCTGAGGAAGTAGCGGGCGCCTTCCGGCCGCGACGGCGGGCCTGGCACCGGTGGCCAGGCTCGCCTCGGTGTCTCCGCGTCAGAACGACTCTTCCGGCACCTCCATCAGGTCCAGGTTGCCGTGCTCCACCATGCGGGCGGCGTGGGCGACGCCGGGCAGCACCTCGTGGCAGAACCAGCGGGCGCTGGCGAGCTTGCCCACGTAGAAGGCGCGGTCCCCGGGGTTGCTCTTCATGCGCTCCAGCGCGACCTCCGCGTGGCGCACCAGCAGCCAGCCGATGACGACCTCCGCGACGGCGGCCAGCACGCGGTTGCCCTGCAGGCCCACGTGGTAGACGGACTCGCCTAGCTTGCCCATCAGCGTGCCGAGCATCGTCTCCAAGTCGCCCAGCGCACGGCCCAGCGCGGCGCGCTCGGCCTCCAGCTCCTTGCCCTCACCGGTGCGCTCGGCTGTCTCGCGAATCTGCGACAGCAGGCCCTGGAGCGTCGCGCCGCCGTCACGCGCCACCTTGCGCATGAGCAAGTCGAGCGCCTGGATGTGCGTGGTGCCCTCGTAGAGCGTGTCGATTTTCTGGTCCCGGATGTACTGCTCCACCGGGTAGTCCTGCAGGTAGCCGGAGCCGCCGTGGACCTGGAGCGACAGCGCCAGCAGCTCGTAGACCTTCTCCGAGCAGTAGCCCTTCACCAGCGGCAGCAGCATGTCGTTGAGCGTGTCCAGCTCGCCCGCCTCGGTGGCGCGGTGGCCGCCCTTGCGCTCCACTCCGTCCTGGATGAACGCGGTGTAGAGGCACAGCGCGCGCATTCCCTCCGCGTGGGCCTTCTGCGCCATCAGCATGCGGCGCACGTCGGGGTGGCGGAAGATGGGCACGCGCGGCGCCGTCTTGTCCCGGGCCTGCATCAGGTCCGCGCCCTGGAGGCGGTCCTTGGAGAAGGCCAGCGCGCGGCCGTAGCCGGCCGACAGCGTGGCCATGGACTTCACGCCCACCGCCATGCGGGCCTGCTCGATGATGTAGAACATCTGCCGGATGCCGTCGTGGACCTCGCCCAGCAGCAGGCCGCGACAGGGCTTCCCGTCGCCGAAGGTCATCTCACAGGTGACGGAGCCCTTCAGCCCCATCTTCTTCTCCAGCTTGGTGCACACCACGCCGTTGGCTTCACCCAGGCTGCCGTCCTCGTTCACCCAGTACTTGGGCACGACGAACAGCGACAGGCCCTTGGTGCCGGGCGCCGCGCCCTCCGGACGCGCCAGCACCATGTGGATGATGTTCTCGGACATGTCCGAGTCACCGTTGGTGATGAAGCGCTTCACCCCTTCGATTTCCCAGACGGTGTCGGAGACGCGGCGGGCCTTGGTTCGGGCGGCGCCCACGTCACTGCCGGCGTCGGGTTCGGTGAGCACCATGGAGCCACCCCAGCGGCGGTCCAGCATGTGCGGCAGGAAGCGCTGCTTCTGCGCGTCCGTGCCCAGCCGGTCGATGATGCGCGCCAGCAGGTTGCCCAGCGTATAGAAGGCCAGCGAGGCATTGGCGCCCACCAGCAGCTCGAACGCGGCCCATCCCAGAGAGGGCGGCGCGCCCAGGCCGCCCAGGTGCGGCGGCTGCTCCAGCAGGTGCATGCCCGCGTCGAAGAAGGCATTCATCGCCTTCTTCAGTCCGGGCGGCAGCGTCACCTCGCCATTCTCGAGCTTCGGCGGGTTGTGCTCCGGCTCCTCGAAGCTCTGGGCCAGTTCGTTGGTGCTGAGCTGGGCGAACATCTGGAGCATCTGGCGTGCGGCCGTCTCGTCCAGGTCGCCAAAGGGTGCGTGGCCCAGCGAGGCTCGGCCGATATCGAGGAACTCGAAGAGGTTGAACTCGATATCGCGCAGGTTGGGGACGTAGTGGTTCGAAGACGACATCTCGGGCTCCTCGCGGGTGTGGGACCGCGAGGCTAACCCGAGATTGATTCGCGAGTCAGTGACTCTTCAGCTGCAGGGTGGGCACTGCGCCCTCGCCGAGGACGAGGTGCACCTGCCCCACCTTGGACGCGAGGTCCTTATAGGCCTCCAGCTCCTTGAGGCGCACCAGCAGCGGGTTCTCCGCCAGCACCTTGGCCGTCTGCGCCATGGAGCGGGTGGCGGCCGTCTCCTCGCGCCGCATGATGACGTTGGCCTCCGCTTCCTTCTGCGCCTGGATGACGCGGTTGAGCAGCTCCTTCATCTCACCCGGGAGGACGACGTCCTTGATGCCGAAGCGCAGCAGCTCCAAGCCCACCGTGCTGGCGCGGTCCTTCACCTGGGTGAAGAGGCTTTCGGCCACGGCTTCGCGCGAGGCGAGCAGCTCATCCAGCGTCCGCTCCGACACGGCCTCGCGCGCGGCCAGCTGCATGGCCAGGTAGAGGACGTCATCCGGAGCGCGGGACACGACGGCGAGCCGGCGCGCGTCCGAGACGCGGAAGGCCGCTGACAGGTTGAGGCGCAGGGTGACGCGGTCCTTCGTCATCACCTCCTGGCCGGTGACGTGGAGCAGGCGCTCGCGCAGGTCGATGAGGGCCAGCTGCACCTTGCGGGCGACCGTCCACGCGGCGTGACGTCCCGGAGGAAGTTCGGCGTCCAGCACACCATCCACGTAGCGGAGCACGACGGTGCCCTCGGTGGCGGTGGCCTCCGTGTAGTCGCTGGCGGGGACCAGGGCGCGCACGTCATCGTGCAGCGGCGCCGTGGCGACACCCGAGGTGTCCACGCGCTCCATGCGCACGGTGGGGGCGCCGGGCGTCAGCTCGCGGCTGGGAAGGCGCTCCACCGTCCACGCCTGGTGCAGGCCCCGGCCGAGCCAACGCACGGGGCGGCCCTTGTGGAAGAGGATGGCGCGTTCGTCGGCGCCGAGTTCGATGACTTGCAGGTCCGCTTCCGGCACGAGGGCCAGGAGCGCCGCGTCCAACTGGACGCGGGGCTGCTCGGTGCTCACGCGCACCAGCCGGACCTTGCGGAAGGGGTGGATCAGCCAGTATCGGCCGGGAACGAGGTATCGCTCCGGCTTCTCGTCCACCAGTACGAACGCCCGCTCATTCTGCCCGACATCCACACGCATGATGCTCATCGCGCACCTCCTTTCCCCCGCCGGGGGAGCTTGAAGAACCGGGACGTTCCCGTGCGCGTTGTCGCGCGTGTCCCGGGCACTGCTGAAAAGTGAGGGCCCCACCGTTCACGGACGTGGAGCGCGGACTGCCTGTCGTGGCCGCCTCCTGGCTGCTCGCGCCTGCGCGTCGGGCACATCCGCGGGCGGCGGCAGGGGCTTCCGCTGACGGCTCGGAAGGGGCCTTGTCGCCCTGGCGGAAGGCCGGGCATCGAGGTGGGAGGAGTGGGAAGCGGTGGACCCGCGCTCACGTCAGCTCGCGGCGGAACCCTCTGGATTGAACGAAGGAATCGAACCTTCTCCGCAGGATTGGTGACCTGTGCTCTACCAGTGAGCGAGTTCGGAGCCAGGCGCATCTGGCGCCTGCTGCCTGTTGGACCCGACGGGGGCCCGGCCGGGCGGTCCGATGCGAGGAAACCACTGCGAGCGATGGACCCGGGAACACCCGCGTCGGCACCTGGGCGCAGCGCACCCGAGCCCGGAGCCGGGAGCCCAGGGACAGCCCCGTGACACCTCTGGATTCCGCCGAGGTCGAGCGACGGGACGCCGCGTGGAGTCTGACAGCGTTGATGGCGAGCACGCGGAAGGCCGCCCACTTCGTGTGAAGGGGCGGCCCGCGGTGGTGTGTCTCGGCGTTACTTCACGTCGTCAGCGTCCTGGGGCACCAGCGGGATGGGCGCCTTCGCTGTCTGCTGCGCGGGCGTTGCCAGGATGGCCTCCTCCGGCTCGGCGGGCTGGAAGGAAGGCGCAGGCTTCATCGGCGTGCACTCGGCCGCGTTCCGGACGCCGGGTCGCTTCTTCCCCGAGGACGAGCGCGACTGATTCGCCTTCGCCATCGTCGCTGACGACAGCTCGCACATGGGCGGCGTGTCGTCCGTGGTGTCGATGATGGGCTTCATTACCTTCGGCGGTGGCGCGGTCTGCGTCCCCTGCGACGACGAGCTCTGTCGTTCCGTGGACGACACGTCACCCCGGAGCGCCGCGTCGCTGCGCTGCGTGGAGTCGGTCTGCGTGTTCGCCATGCCCTCGCTGCTGGACGTGGAGGTGGACGTCGCCACCGCGGAGGGCGCGGGCTTCTTCGCTGCTTCGCCCAGTGCCTCCGCGAGCAGGTTGTTGCTCTCGTGCATCTGGTTGCGCGCCCGCTCCATGCTGGCGTCGTGACGGTTGAGCTGCTCCGTGAGGGTGGCTTGATGTTGGTTGCGCTCCTTCTCGATGCTCGCCTTCAGCGTGTCCCGCTCCTGCGCCACCTCGCTCAGCCGCTGCTCCAGTGCGCCCTTCTCCGTGTTCAGGATGGTCTCCGCCCGGGCCATGCAGGCCGCGAGGACCTTCTCCTCGGACTCCCGTTCCGGCAGGGGTTCGCTCCGGTTCCAAGCCACCAACGCACTGCTCTGCCAGCGGTAGTCCGTGTGCATCACGCACTCCTGCACCAGCCGCGTGAGCCGATCCTCGGACCAGACGGGCACGGGCCGAGCGCAGGGCCCCACTTCCTCCTTGAGCGTGGAGGGAAAGGCCCGGGTCTGCTTCACCCAGCAACCGTCCCGCTGCTCCATCCGCACCGAGGTACACGCGCTCGCCATCATCGCGAGCGACACCGCAACCACAAGCCTCATGTTCTCCCTCCGTCCCCTACGCCCATCGGCCCGTGCTTCTCCGCGGGACGGTAGGGACGGCGAGGACCCGCGCCCATGTCCGTGAACCCTGGAGCCGTGTGGGAATGTCCGGGGACAGACCTTCACCGGCAGGCAAGCGAGCGTGGAATGACCCAACTGGCGTGTGCTGGCCAACGCTCCTGTCCGTGCGGGCGAGGCACTGTCGCATCGCCCGCGCCTGCCCGCCTGCTCCGCGCCGCGAGGTCGCTCAGCGGAGCAGCGCTTCCGTGTGGCTCAGCAGCTCCGGCCCACCGGGCTGTCCGTGCCCCGGGACCACCACGCGTGCCTCCGGAAACCGCTGCCGTGCGCGCGACAGGCTCGTGGGCCAGGCCGCCACGTCCGCGTCCTCCACGTTGCCCAGGTTCGTCGCGGCGCCGTCCTTCACGAAGCAGCCGCCGAACAGCACGCCGCTGTCCTTGTGCCACACGACGATGTTGTCCTTCGCGTGGCCCGCGCCCGGGAAGAAGAGCTCCAGGGCGCCCACCGTGCGCGTCTCGGCGAAGGTCTCCGTGGGGCCTGGCCGGCCCATGCCAGACGCAATCCGCGCCGTCTCCTCCAAGCCATGGACGGGGATGCCATGCGGGACGAGCGCCGGAACACCGCCGAGGCGATCCTCATGGAAGTGCGTCACCACCGCCGTGCGGACCGGACGCCGAAGCGTGTCCCGGGCCCAGTCGAGCAGCAGCGCGCCCTGCCGTGCATCCCAGCCCGTGTCGACCAGCAAGGACGTTTCACCGTCCTCGATGATGAGCCCGTTGGTGGAGACGCGGCCGAATGGCTTCAACGTCACCACCGTGACGTGCAACCACACGCCAGGCGCGAGCTTCCGAACGCTCACGTCATCCGCCAGCACGTACTCGTCCGGACCCTGGGACTGCGCCTTCACGGGGGGGGGCCGCTCCACCGTCGCAGCCGGCGTGGAGCGGGTGCAGGCGGTGCTCAGGGTGATGAAAAGAGCACCGGCACAAAGCCAACGGGGGGGAAGAAGCGTCATCGTCAAAAGGCCTCGGCAGCGGCGATGCCGCGTCGGAGTGGAGGGATTCGAGCGGTACACCGAGGCGGGCCTGGGACCTGGCGCGGTGTGCCCCGGTTGTACCGAATCAGTGCGCCTCGGAGAGATGGGAGGTGGCGAGCCAGCCCTTGCCGTCGAACCGGTAGATCCAAGTGGCATTCCCCTCACCCCAGTCGACCAGTCCCTGTCCCGGAGGCAGGGACGCGTCATTGGAGACGTAGCGCTGAAGGCAGCTCAACTTGCGCGGCAGCGCCTGGACTTCCCGCAGGTGTCCGCCCCGCGTGAAGAGCACCCGCACCGGGACGGACCGGTTGCACGAGTAGCCCTCGCCCGGAAAGGCATAGTCCTGCTCTCCGTCCTGGTCGAAGTCACCCGGTACGCACGGCCAACCGTTCTTTTGCAGGGCGTCCAGGTCCACGCCGATCTCTTGAAGGTGGGGCGCCGCGTCTCCGACGTTCCCTACGCACAGGCACCGGAAGTTCGTTTCCGGGTCGCATCCGCCCTCCACGAGCGCAATCGACACGCTCGGCGGCGTTGTGTCGTCGCGGAGGGGGGCTTCCGCACAGCCCACGGCCAGTGCCAGCAGAGACGCCCCGATGCAGGTCCAACGCAGCCGAATCACGTGTCGATGCCTCCAGGGAGGAGGCCAGTGCAAGCCTCGTGCACACCTTGGAATGGCCGGGCCGTGGCCCTCAGGCAACGGAAGCGCGGTCCTGGAGCCACGCGCTCAGCGCCGCTCCACCTCCCACCACCCGAACCACATGGTCCGCTGTTCCGTGAGCTGCACCCAGCCGGGCGCATGCGCGTACGTGCGTGGGAGCAGCCCTGCTTCCGTGACAGCCCGGGCGGTCTCCTCGAATGAGTACAGGTGCAGCGTCACCGCCGGCCCCGCCGTTTGAATCGGCTGCACGGGCGCCTCGTGCCCGTCCAACCCCGGCCGCCGCTCCAGCACGGTGAAGAGCAGCTTGCCGCCCGGCTCCAGCGCCTCCGCGAGGTGCTTCAGCACGCGCGGCAGGTCGTCGCAGAAGTCCAGACAGCCAATGGCGAGCGCGACGGTGAAGCGGCCCCAGTCGGGAGGAATCGGCTGGTGGTAGCTGTGGACATGCCACGCGCCACCCGGCCGCGCTGTCCGAGCCAGCGCGAGCATGTCCTCGGAGAGGTCGGTGCCAACCACGGCGATGGAGGCGTCCAGGCCCCGGGTGTGAAGCCCCGGTCCACACCCCACGTCGAGCACGCGGGCGCCGGGCGCCACCATCGCCGCGAGGAAGCGCTCCACCCGCTCCTCGTACCGGTGCAGGGCGGGGAAGAGCGCCTCGTAGGCCGAGGCAATCTCCCCGTACACCTGCTTCACGCCCTCTTCCTGTGCATCCCGCGACACGGTTCCTCCGGCGCGTGCGAGCGCCCTGGCGGCGGACCTGCTTCGCTCAGGCACCGGCACGCCGCACCCGCCGAGGAAGGCCTCGGCGGGGAACCCTAGCATGCGGCATCTGCCTCAGTCCGCGACCTGCCGGAACACCGCGAGCGAGCGGCCGATGAGCTCGAACGTCTCACCTTTCACCGGCTCCGGTCCCCGGTTGTCGTCGGTGGTGCAGAGCTCCAGCTCCCATCGCTGGCCCTGCGAGGCGGGCGGCAGCTTGTACGTCACCGGCTCATGGTGCGAGTTGAGCAGTATCAGCAGCGCGTCACCGATGATGCGCTGCCCGCGCTCGTCCGGCGTGGGGATGGCGTCGCCGCCCAGGAGGAACGCCAGCGAGCGCACGAAGGGCTTCTCCCAGTCCTCCGCCTTCATCTCCGAGCCATCCGGCCGGAACCACGTCAGGTCCTTGTGCTCGGAGTCCCACAGGTGCTGGCCCTTGAAGAAGCGGCGGCGCTGGAGCACCGGCTGGCGGTGGCGGAAGTGGATGAGCTTGCGCGTGAACTCCAGCAGCTTCCGCCGCCGCTCATCCAGGTTCCAATCCACCCACGACAGCGCGTTGTCCTGGCAGTACGCGTTGTTGTTGCCACCCTGCGTGCGGCCCATCTCGTCACCCGCGACAATCATCGGGATGCCGGTGGAGAGGAAGAGCGAGGCCAGCAGGTTGCGCTTCTGCCGCTCGCGCAGTGCGATGACATCCGCGTTGTCCGTCTCACCCTCCACGCCGCAGTTCCACGACTGGTTGTCGTCCGCGCCGTCGCGGTTGTGCTCGCCGTTGGCCTCGTTGTGCTTGTGGCTGTACGTCACCAGGTCGTGCAGCGTGAAGCCGTCATGCGCGGTGACGAAGTTGATGCTCGCCTGGGGCCGCCGGTGCGCCTCCGCGTACAGGTCCGCGTTGCCCGTGAGCCGGTAGCCCATCTCACTGGCGAGGTTCTCATCGCCCTTCCAGTAGCGGCGCAGCGCGTCCCGGTACTTGCCGTTCCACTCGCGCCAGGGCGAAGGGAAGCCGCCCACCTGGTAGCCGCCGAGGCCCACGTCCCAGGGCTCGGCGATGAGCTTCACGCGGCCGAGCACCGGGTCCTGGTGGAGAATCTGGAACAGCGCCGCGTTGCGGTCGAACGCGCCTTCACCCGTGCGGCCCAGCACCGTGGCGAGGTCGAAGCGGAACCCGTCCACGTGCATCTCCGTCACCCAGTAGCGGAGGCTGTCGATGATGAGCCGCGCCGTCTGCGGGTTGGACGAGTTGACGCTGTTGCCGCACCCGGTGAAGTCCAGGTAGTGCCGCCCATCCGGCATCAGCCAGTAGTAGCTCGCGTTGTCGATGCCCTTGAGCGACAGCGTGGGCCCCAGGTGGTTGCCCTCGCAGGTGTGGTTGTAGACGACGTCGAGGATGACCTCGATGCCCGCGGCGTGCAGGTCCCTCACCATCGCCTTGAACTCGGCGACGGCGGCGCCGGGCGTCTTGCGGCTGGCGTAGTACTGCTCCGGCGCGAAGTAGCCCAGCGTGTTGTAGCCCCAGAAGTTGGACAGCTTCTTGTCGTCGAGGAACGAGTCGTCCGCGAAGGCATGCACCGGCAGCAGCTCCACCGACGTCACGCCCAGCTTCAGCAGATGCTCGATGACGGGCGGGCAGGCCAGGCCCGCGTAGGTGCCGCGAAGGTGTTCGGGCACGCCGGGGTGGCGCATGGTGAGGCCGCGCACGTGGGCCTCGTACAGCACTGTCTTGCGCCAGCTGATGTCCGGGCGCCGGTCATTGCCCCAGTCGAAGTAGTCGCTCACCACCACGGACTTGGGCACGCCCGCCGCGCTGTCGCGTTCGTCTCGTGCCAGGTCCTGCTGCTCGTGCCCCAGCGGATAGCCGAACACCGGCTGGCGCCAGTCCACGTCGCCGTAGAGCGCCTTGGCGTAGGGGTCCACCAGCAGCTTGTGCGGATTGCAGCGGTGTCCCTTGGCGGGCTCGTACGGGCCATGGACGCGCAGACCGTAGAGCGTGCCTGGCTCCAGGCCCGGCACGTAGCCGTGGTGCACGAAGTCCGTGGACTCCGGCAGGCCGAACCGTTCGATTTCACGCGCCGGGTCCGCGGGGTCGAACAGGCAGACCTCCACGCGGGTCGCGACCTGGGAGTAGATGGCGAAGTTGACCCCTGAACCATCGAAGGTGGCGCCACGAGGCCAGGGCTTGCCCGGCCAGACTTCCCTACTCATTGCAGGCTCTCGATTCTGATGGAAAGGCCTGCCCAATGTGGGATTGCACCTCTGGGCTGGCAAGCGTCACGCGGCGACAGCGTGGTCCAGTGAGCGCCAGGTCCCCAGCGCCCAGTCCTGCTCGTCCGGGTCGTCGAAGCTCACCACGCACAGGGCGCGGCGCTTGCCCGAGGTACACAGGGCGGTCAGCCGGCACTCGCCCGGCTCCATGCGGAGTGATGCCCGTCCGCTGACCCGCTTGCCGTGGTGCTCCAGGTCCATCGCGCGGCGCTCCATGATGGAGGGCATGAGGCTGTCGGCGCCGCCGTCCTCCAAGGGGACGAAGCGCACGCTGCGCCGGTGGTCCCGGGCCACCCATGTTCCATCCTGCAGGTGCGCCTCCGCGAGCGACCCCGGGATGCGAATCTCCCAACCCGCTGGCAGCGCCACCTGGACCTCGCCGCGCCGGTAGCCCATGGGCGGGCCGCCGGGTGCCTGCGATGCGCGCTGGTGGACTTCCTCGGCCAGGGTGCCTCCCACGCCCAGGAAGCCGAGCACCTCCTGCCACTCCCGCCACGGGTAGGGCAGGGACGGGTCCTCGCGCCAGGCCTGCTCCAGCAGGCGGGCCA from Myxococcus xanthus encodes the following:
- the blaMYX gene encoding MYX family subclass B1 metallo-beta-lactamase, with product MTLLPPRWLCAGALFITLSTACTRSTPAATVERPPPVKAQSQGPDEYVLADDVSVRKLAPGVWLHVTVVTLKPFGRVSTNGLIIEDGETSLLVDTGWDARQGALLLDWARDTLRRPVRTAVVTHFHEDRLGGVPALVPHGIPVHGLEETARIASGMGRPGPTETFAETRTVGALELFFPGAGHAKDNIVVWHKDSGVLFGGCFVKDGAATNLGNVEDADVAAWPTSLSRARQRFPEARVVVPGHGQPGGPELLSHTEALLR
- a CDS encoding class I SAM-dependent methyltransferase; translation: MLGFPAEAFLGGCGVPVPERSRSAARALARAGGTVSRDAQEEGVKQVYGEIASAYEALFPALHRYEERVERFLAAMVAPGARVLDVGCGPGLHTRGLDASIAVVGTDLSEDMLALARTARPGGAWHVHSYHQPIPPDWGRFTVALAIGCLDFCDDLPRVLKHLAEALEPGGKLLFTVLERRPGLDGHEAPVQPIQTAGPAVTLHLYSFEETARAVTEAGLLPRTYAHAPGWVQLTEQRTMWFGWWEVERR
- a CDS encoding slipin family protein, with protein sequence MSIMRVDVGQNERAFVLVDEKPERYLVPGRYWLIHPFRKVRLVRVSTEQPRVQLDAALLALVPEADLQVIELGADERAILFHKGRPVRWLGRGLHQAWTVERLPSRELTPGAPTVRMERVDTSGVATAPLHDDVRALVPASDYTEATATEGTVVLRYVDGVLDAELPPGRHAAWTVARKVQLALIDLRERLLHVTGQEVMTKDRVTLRLNLSAAFRVSDARRLAVVSRAPDDVLYLAMQLAAREAVSERTLDELLASREAVAESLFTQVKDRASTVGLELLRFGIKDVVLPGEMKELLNRVIQAQKEAEANVIMRREETAATRSMAQTAKVLAENPLLVRLKELEAYKDLASKVGQVHLVLGEGAVPTLQLKSH
- a CDS encoding acyl-CoA dehydrogenase, whose product is MSSSNHYVPNLRDIEFNLFEFLDIGRASLGHAPFGDLDETAARQMLQMFAQLSTNELAQSFEEPEHNPPKLENGEVTLPPGLKKAMNAFFDAGMHLLEQPPHLGGLGAPPSLGWAAFELLVGANASLAFYTLGNLLARIIDRLGTDAQKQRFLPHMLDRRWGGSMVLTEPDAGSDVGAARTKARRVSDTVWEIEGVKRFITNGDSDMSENIIHMVLARPEGAAPGTKGLSLFVVPKYWVNEDGSLGEANGVVCTKLEKKMGLKGSVTCEMTFGDGKPCRGLLLGEVHDGIRQMFYIIEQARMAVGVKSMATLSAGYGRALAFSKDRLQGADLMQARDKTAPRVPIFRHPDVRRMLMAQKAHAEGMRALCLYTAFIQDGVERKGGHRATEAGELDTLNDMLLPLVKGYCSEKVYELLALSLQVHGGSGYLQDYPVEQYIRDQKIDTLYEGTTHIQALDLLMRKVARDGGATLQGLLSQIRETAERTGEGKELEAERAALGRALGDLETMLGTLMGKLGESVYHVGLQGNRVLAAVAEVVIGWLLVRHAEVALERMKSNPGDRAFYVGKLASARWFCHEVLPGVAHAARMVEHGNLDLMEVPEESF
- the glgX gene encoding glycogen debranching protein GlgX, producing the protein MSREVWPGKPWPRGATFDGSGVNFAIYSQVATRVEVCLFDPADPAREIERFGLPESTDFVHHGYVPGLEPGTLYGLRVHGPYEPAKGHRCNPHKLLVDPYAKALYGDVDWRQPVFGYPLGHEQQDLARDERDSAAGVPKSVVVSDYFDWGNDRRPDISWRKTVLYEAHVRGLTMRHPGVPEHLRGTYAGLACPPVIEHLLKLGVTSVELLPVHAFADDSFLDDKKLSNFWGYNTLGYFAPEQYYASRKTPGAAVAEFKAMVRDLHAAGIEVILDVVYNHTCEGNHLGPTLSLKGIDNASYYWLMPDGRHYLDFTGCGNSVNSSNPQTARLIIDSLRYWVTEMHVDGFRFDLATVLGRTGEGAFDRNAALFQILHQDPVLGRVKLIAEPWDVGLGGYQVGGFPSPWREWNGKYRDALRRYWKGDENLASEMGYRLTGNADLYAEAHRRPQASINFVTAHDGFTLHDLVTYSHKHNEANGEHNRDGADDNQSWNCGVEGETDNADVIALRERQKRNLLASLFLSTGIPMIVAGDEMGRTQGGNNNAYCQDNALSWVDWNLDERRRKLLEFTRKLIHFRHRQPVLQRRRFFKGQHLWDSEHKDLTWFRPDGSEMKAEDWEKPFVRSLAFLLGGDAIPTPDERGQRIIGDALLILLNSHHEPVTYKLPPASQGQRWELELCTTDDNRGPEPVKGETFELIGRSLAVFRQVAD